A single window of Electrophorus electricus isolate fEleEle1 chromosome 16, fEleEle1.pri, whole genome shotgun sequence DNA harbors:
- the zc3h13 gene encoding LOW QUALITY PROTEIN: zinc finger CCCH domain-containing protein 13 (The sequence of the model RefSeq protein was modified relative to this genomic sequence to represent the inferred CDS: deleted 1 base in 1 codon) gives MSKIRRKVTVENSKTISDSSSSSGGTTTPSRRPSVFERLGPSTGSNVTETHCRNWLKTGNCSYGNTCRYTHGTPSRGKGFSGTFSRSAERPTGDLRERMKNKRQDVDADTQKREPDEPTSPAARQRDSSRGRHREKEDIKITKERTPASEDDPVEWEPTREDSDNGDYDYELSLEMKRQKIQHELMKLEQENMEKREDIIKKEESLAKTRTSSTSKDRGSPERSSSKGSPSSRKSGASPKRKGAGKGVGSGKKEKKSSSSSSVLSSPVVEQGRPEEADSRSSKSSHSKKKGPRTPSPPPPVPLDLPVGGKKHKGKHKNKEKSEDKVREGKERGRDVEKHKEKKEKRRDRSDSSHKAKRSVTSEERSASVSPPARRKSSSPKPGAQKQGSPQRSRTPLRHHRSPSPVSRPHHSPSSHSGSSHQRHSPSPPPRRRRGSPSPSFQRDHLPPSSSSPLASQASRRSRSRSPPTPHREASPVRGRSSPASRHHSQGRERGRSERERSPTQDRRHERRDESRGKREKEGGRDDRGYDADQGSMRDDRESRDRRADRDRRDARDDRQHRGDAKDLRDARAAESRDRSGRDSLEQRDRERERERDRSDAHRKEDASVQEERSYARGHGREEGRADSRNDSRAERTGRGRGRVSDAVDKGSSRGSRASQGESGSSGGHDSWESRSTALRERSSERAVERDRYDNDRQRGEQARDSSYDRRGSHVERDRRDNRDRDQRAPSPGRHQSRSEETDRDERRDERRSDRGEDRRDDRGRERDREREREREKEREREAERERERAREREREREEREREREREREREEREREREREREEREREREERERERKEREREREQRERERQREWEEREKGREERREKREEPRDERLGRDARDERKNSGRKRHRVESSPSPRPSPKKAREASPADSDGYNSTEEKGDKHRLLSQVVRPQDPSRSPPRLTTEEKPARWREDERRADKKDVRGGRHEEVEPRGERGAGRGAERRGEQVAESPGALELRRGKEQRDSGTPPPAVCTAVPEGRDSASAVHEEGKKKTKSQKKSQKKNRKDEEASGAAADRFNPEPLPSSAAPACEPLRPLLSPRKMGKKKGLDRKRKRSRGAESDGSEDEQAIAPHPVSKRRRGPRTPPPINKEDLPSQRALAAAGHAPPAADLKMDGNFSDWSDEDVPERGGGAGMAPSAPLLAERPPERLLPASPRRSLRGRNPPIAPLLPDPPMLMQTLPLQPLLPQHMLRKPPQADAHQLQRGGILPGNQSRVVAAQAPPRRMRSPSNDSVHRADDGQQGVRSRRGRMQGGNSRDRERAAAVAANEMMGGERKSRMDQLRRGEPSRSNSSDRQDSRSHSSRRSSPESERQGRSRAGSYDSRERDQFERDRKDHRQPQSQLPPPQRDWEPEPREWVGRGREPLLRANREPIRERDLRERERLLPEGLLSHDRLERDRGERERDRGERERMLPFDLLPLGEPKNRAEMRMERADYEPLLPRETLMDPDKPSSTDEPHTQAEPGEPEKLDVLDDEDDGKGEDAQSVASGGEEYEPISDDELDEILADSQKREEQQEEERVPGPLDVIDVDWSSLMPKQKQEPRAPGAALLRFTPGAMLLRVGVSRRLAGPRLLTRVKDACAKELEDAKDAEKLFEHDLGALNMAALNRKAERANLLRSLGPCCKALCARRDLAIRRQLLKNDKGTTKQIYTSAPVVDQELLQLTLRLFKKKMATGQEKADPASAAAEVCVS, from the exons ATGTCCAAGATCAGGCGGAAGGTAACAGTGGAGAATTCGAAGACCATATccgacagcagcagcagcagcggcgGCACGACCACCCCATCCCGCAGGCCCAGCGTGTTTGAGAGGCTCGGACCCAGCACGGGGAGTAATGTTACCGAG ACCCACTGTAGAAATTGGTTAAAGACAGGAAATTGCAGTTACGGCAACACTTGTCGCTACACACATGGAACTCCGTCAAGAGGCAAAGGTTTTTCCGGAACGTTCAGCAG gtcagcGGAGAGGCCCACTGGGGATCTCCGGGAGAGGATGAAGAATAAGAGACAGGATGTAGATGCAGACACTCAGAAAAGAGAGCCAGACGAACCGACTTCACCTGCAGCCAGA cagagagATTCATCCcgaggcagacacagagagaaagaggacataAAGATCACGAAAGAGCGAACGCCAGCCAGCGAAGACGACCCAGTAGAGTGGGAGCCCACTCGTGAAG aCTCTGATAACGGTGACTACGACTACGAGTTATCCCTGGAGATGAAGAGGCAGAAGATCCAGCATGAGCTGATGAAGCTCGAGCAGGAGAACATGGAGAAACGAGAAGACATCATCAAGAAAGAG GAATCGCTGGCCAAGACCCGAACCAGCAGCACTTCCAAAGATCga GGGTCCCCCGAACGCTCCAGCTCCAAGGGCTCGCCCTCGTCCCGCAAGTCGGGTGCCTCGCCCAAACGCAAAGGTGCCGGGAAAGGTGTCGGCTCCGGCAAGAAGGAGAAGAAatcgtcctcctcttcctcagtcctGTCGTCCCCTGTGGTAGAGCAGGGCCGGCCCGAGGAGGCAGATAGCAG GTCGTCCAAGAGCAGCCACAGCAAGAAGAAGGGGCCCCGCACTCCCAGCCCGCCACCCCCCGTGCCCCTGGACCTGCCCGTGGGGGGCAAGAAGCACAAGGGCAAGCACAAGAACAAGGAGAAGAGTGAGGACAAGGTGCGGGAGGGCAAGGAGAGGGGCAGAGATGTGGAGAAGCacaaggagaagaaggagaaacgCAG GGACCGTTCTGACAGTTCCCACAAAGCCAAGCGGTCGGTGACGTCAGAAGAACGGTCTGCCAGTGTGTCGCCGCCAGCACGGAGGAAGTCCTCGTCCCCTAAACCAGGCGCCCAGAAACAGGGCTCACCCCAGAG GTCCCGTACCCCACTTCGTCATCACCGTAGCCCCTCCCCAGTGTCCCGCCCCCACCACTCTCCCTCCTCCCAttctggctcctcccaccaacGCCACTCGccttcccccccaccccgccgCCGCCGCGGCTCCCCCTCCCCGTCCTTCCAGCGTGACCACCTTcctccctcttcttcctcacctCTGGCCTCCCAAGCCTCACGCCGTTCCCGATCGcgctcaccccccaccccacacaggGAGGCGTCGCCCGTCCGCGGGCGATCGAGCCCCGCCTCCCGCCACCACTCGCAGGgccgagagagggggaggagcgAGCGGGAGAGGAGCCCCACCCAAGACAGACGTCACGAGCGCAGAGACg AGAGCCGCGGCAAgcgtgagaaagagggaggacgTGACGATCGTGGCTACGATGCCGATCAGGGCTCCATGCGGGACGATCGCGAGAGCCGGGACCGGCGCGCAGACCGCGACCGCCGAGACGCCCGCGACGACCGGCAACACCGCGGCGACGCCAAGGACCTGCGGGATGCCCGCGCAGCAGAGTCTAGGGACCGTTCTGGACGGGACTCCCTGGAACAGCGGGACcgggagcgcgagagagagagggaccgGAGCGATGCCCACAGGAAAGAGGACGCGTCCGTGCAGGAAGAGAGGAGTTACGCGAGGGGCCACGGGAGAGAGGAGGGCCGCGCGGACAGCAGGAACGACTCGCGGGCCGAGAGGACcggcagggggaggggccgcGTGTCGGACGCGGTAGACAAAG GTTCGTCCCGCGGGTCCCGCGCCTCACAGGGTGAGAGCGGCAGTAGTGGCGGCCACGACAGCTGGGAGTCCCGCAGCACTGCgctgagagagaggagctcAGAGAGGGCGGTGGAGCGCGATCGCTACGATAATGACAGGCAGCGCGGCGAGCAGGCCAGGGACTCGTCCTACGACCGCCGCGGAAGTCACGTGGAGAGAGATCGCCGTGACAACAGGGACAGAG ATCAGAGAGCGCCCTCACCTGGCCGCCACCAGAGCCGCAGCGAGGAAACCGACCGCGACGAGCGGCGAGACGAGCGAAGGAGCGACCGGGGGGAGGACAGACGAGACGACCGCGGTCGCGAGCGCGaccgggagagggagagggagcgagaaaaggagagggagagggaggcagagagggagcgggagcgcgccagggagagggagcgagagagggaggagcgggagcgggagagggagcgagaacgAGAGCGAGAagaacgagagagggagcgcgagcGGGAGCGGGAAGAGCGCGAGCGGGAGCGGGAAGAGCGCGAGCGCGAGAGGAAGGAAAGGGAACGAGAAAGGGAgcagcgggagagggagaggcagcgggaatgggaggagagggagaagggcaGAGAGGAGCGCagggagaagagggaggagccGCGAGATGAGCGCTTGGGCCGGGACGCTCGCGACGAGAGAAAGAACAG CGGACGCAAGAGGCATCGCGTGGAGAGCAGCCCCAGTCCTCGTCCGTCTCCTAAGAAGGCACGGGAGGCCAGCCCTGCAGACAGCGACGGCTACAACAGCACCGAGGAGAAAG GTGATAAACACCGCCTCCTGAGTCAGGTGGTCCGCCCTCAGGACCCCAGCCGCTCCCCTCCGCGCTTGACCACAGAGGAGAAGCCTGCCCGCTGGAGAGAGGACGAGCGCCGCGCCGACAAGAAGGATGTGCGAGGTGGCCGGCACGAGGAGGTGGAGCCTCGCGGCGAGCGAGGCGCGGGCCGAGGGGCGGAGCGCCGAGGCGAGCAAGTCGCGGAGAGTCCAGGGGCTTTGGAGTTGCGGAGGGGCAAAGAGCAGAGGGATTCCGGCACGCCGCCCCCCGCCGTCTGCACCGCCGTGCCCGAGGGCCGGGACTCTGCCTCGGCCGTGCACGAGGAGGGCAAGAAGAAGACCAAGTCCCAAAAGAAGAGCCAGAAGAAGAACCGCAAGGACGAGGAGGCCAGCGGCGCAGCTGCGGACCGCTTTAACCCCGAACCTCTGCCGTCCTCCGCCGCCCCTGCCTGCGAGCCGCTGcgccccctcctctccccccgCAAGATGGGCAAGAAGAAAGGGCTGGACCGCAAGCGCAAGCGCTCGCGCGGCGCCGAGTCGGACGGGTCGGAGGACGAGCAGGCCATCGCGCCGCACCCCGTCAGCAAGAGGCGCCGCGGCCCGCGCACGCCCCCGCCGATCAACAAGGAGGACCTGCCCTCCCAGCGGGCGCTGGCGGCTGCTGGCCACGCCCCCCCCGCCGCAGAT CTCAAGATGGACGGCAACTTCAGCGACTGGTCCGACGAGGACGTTCCGGAGCGCGGCGGCGGCGCAGGCATGGCTCCGTCCGCGCCGCTCCTGGCCGAGCGGCCCCCGGAGCGCCTGCTTCCTGCCTCGCCCCGACGGAGCCTGCGGGGCCGGAACCCGCCCATCGCGCCGCTGCTGCCGGACCCGCCCATGCTGATGCAGACGCTGCCGCTGCAGCCCCTCCTGCCCCAGCACATGCTGCGGAAGCCCCCACAGGCCGACGCCCACCAGCTGCAGCGCGGCGGCATCCTGCCCGGCAACCAGAGCCGGGTGGTGGCGGCACAGGCCCCGCCCCGCAGGATGCGCTCGCCCTCCAACGATTCGGTGCACCGCGCCGACGATGGGCAGCAGGGGGTGCGCTCGCGGCGTGGACGCATGCAGGGGGGCAACTCCCGCGACAGGGAGAGGGCGGCCGCCGTGGCAGCTAACGAGATGATGGGAGGTGAGAGGAAGTCGAGGATGGACCAGCTGAGGAGGGGAGAGCCGAGTCGCAGCAACTCCTCTG ACCGGCAGGATTCTCGCAGTCACAGCTCACGGCGCAGCTCTCCGGAGTCTGAGCGGCAGGGCCGCTCCCGTGCCGGCTCCTACGACAGCCGCGAGCGCGACCAGTTCGAGCGCGACAGGAAGGACCACCGGCAACCGCAGAGCCAGCTGCCGCCGCCGCAGCGCGACTGGGAGCCGGAGCCGCGCGAGTGGGTCGGGCGGGGCCGTGAGCCCCTCCTTCGCGCCAACcgagagccaatcagagagcgGGACCTGCGCGAGAGGGAACGGCTGCTACCCGAGGGGCTGCTCTCGCACGACCGCCTGGAGCGAGACCGCGGGGAGAGGGAACGGGACCGGGGGGAGCGCGAGCGCATGCTGCCGTTTGACCTCCTGCCACTAGGGGAGCCCAAGAACAGAGCGGAGATGAGGATGGAGCGGGCGGACTATGAACCGCTGCTGCCCCGAGAAACCCTCATGGACCCGGACAAACCAAGCAGCACAGACGAGCCCCACACGCAGGCCGAGCCCGGCGAGCCAGAGAAGTTGGATGTCCTCGATG ATGAGGATGATGGGAAGGGTGAAGATGCCCAGTCTGTGGCGTCGGGCGGCGAGGAGTATGAGCCAATCAGTGACGACGAGCTGGACGAGATTCTGGCCGACAGTcagaagagagaggagcagcaggaggaggagcgggTCCCCG GGCCCCTGGACGTGATCGATGTGGACTGGTCCAGTCTGATGCCCAAGCAGAAGCAGGAGCCGCGGGCCCCGGGGGCGGCGCTCCTCAGGTTCACGCCCGGCGCCATGCTACTCCGGGTGGGCGTGTCCCGTCGGCTGGCGGGACCTCGCCTCCTCACGCGCGTGAAGGACGCCTGCGCCAAAGAGCTGGAGGACGCGAAAG ATGCTGAGAAACTGTTCGAGCACGACCTGGGGGCGCTGAACATGGCAGCGCTgaacaggaaggcagagaggGCGAACCTGCTCCGTAGTCTGGGCCCGTGCTGCAAGGCGCTGTGTGCCCGCCGAGACCTCGCCATCCGCAGACAGCTGCTGAAAAACGACAAG GGGACAACTAAGCAGATATACACCAGTGCGCCGGTGGTGGACCAAGAGTTGCTGCAGCTCACCTTGCgtctctttaaaaagaaaatggccACTGGTCAGGAGAAGGCTGACCCTGCATCTGCGGCAGCCGAGGTGTGCGTCTCCTGA